Part of the Sporosarcina sp. FSL K6-2383 genome is shown below.
ACGAGTCCCGAAGATGTTAAGCATGGAAGAAGACGTTTTGTCTATGAAGAATTGCTGCTATTCCAACTAAAGATGCTTGGCATGAAAAAGGCGCGAAAAGAAGCGGAACAAGGCGTTGCGATTGACTATGATTTGACGAAAGTGAAGGCTTTTATCACGAGCTTACCATTTGAGTTAACGGGTGCTCAAAAGCGGGTCGTAAATGAGTTATGTGCAGAATTAAAAAGCCCAACCCGAATGAACCGTTTATTACAGGGAGATGTTGGATCTGGGAAGACAGTTGTGGCAGCCATCGCCTTATACGCAGCTATCACGGCAGGTTTCCAGGGGGCACTTATGGCACCAACGGAAATTCTTGCTGAACAACATGCAACTTCACTTGCGGAATGGCTAGAACCACATGGTGTTACGGTTGCCTTTTTGGCAGGATCGACAAAGGCAAAGGCGAGAAGAGCTTTGCTAGAACAGCTAGAGCTCGGTGAAATTGATTTGTTGATTGGTACGCATGCACTGATTCAGCCAGATGTTATTTTTAGCAACCCTGGATTGGTTATCACAGATGAGCAGCACCGCTTTGGGGTCGAACAACGTCGTATTTTGAGGGATAAAGGATTGAATCCAGATGTCCTATTCATGACGGCAACACCGATTCCGAGGACGCTCGCTATTACTGCATTTGGTGAAATGGATGTATCGATTTTGGACGAATTGCCTGCAGGGCGGAAGAAAATCGAAACGCATTGGTTGAAGGAGGATTCACTATTACCTGTATTGCGCAAGATGGAACTGGAGTTGAGCGCAGGACGTCAGGCGTATGTGATTTGTCCTTTAATCGAGGAATCAGATAAGCTGGATGTTCAAAATGCGGTAGATGTGCACGGCCAACTGGCGACTCATTTTGCTGGCAAATATACGGTCGGTCTCATGCATGGACGTCTTCATGCAGAAGATAAGGATGCCATTATGAGAGAGTTCAGTGATGGAAACACCAATATCCTTGTATCGACGACAGTCGTAGAGGTCGGGGTGAACGTCCCGAATGCGACGTTTATGCTCATTTATGATGCTACACGATTTGGACTTGCGCAGCTCCATCAATTAAGGGGGCGGGTAGGACGTGGAGCGGATCAGTCCTATTGTGTGCTGCTTGCTGATCCGAAAACGGAGGAAGGCAAGGAACGGATGCAAATTATGACGGAAACGAATGATGGCTTTGTTTTAGCAGAAAAGGATTTAGAATTAAGAGGAGCGGGGGATTTCTTCGGCAGAAAGCAAAGTGGGATGCCGGAGTTTAAAGTGGCTGATCCAGTTCATGATTATCGAGCATTGGAAACGGCTAGGAAAGATGCGGAACGATTATTGGCGTCCACTCAGTTTTGGGAGGATCCTGAATACGCCGTTCTTCAATCACAGCTTGAGCAATCAGGTGCGCTTAGTATGGAGAGATTGGATTAAAGGAATACACTATATTTCAATTTATCGTTGATTGGAGCGTAAGGCGGCGACTCCAGTGGGAACAGCACGAGCCGAAGACCCCGCAGGAGTGAAGCGACGAGGAGGCTTAGGCTGTGCCCACGGAAAGCGTCCGCCTGAAGTGGAAATCAACCTTGTTCGGATTCTATGGCTAATTGTTCTATTGATTCACTTGCATTCTTAATTCCATCTTTATATACTACTATTAGTACCAAGTGCTAATCCGGAAGGTGAAACGATTGAGAATGCCTAAAAAGGAACGGCAACGACAGCTTGGATTGTTGCTTGAAGAAAACCCGTTTTTAACAGATGGGGAATTAGCGGAACATTTTTCCGTGAGTGTGCAAACGATTCGATTGGATCGGTTGGAAGGCGGTATTCCTGAACTAAGGGAACGGTTAAAAACTGTAGCCACACGCACGATGCAAGAAGAAGTGAAGTCACTTCATTCCGATGAAATTATTGGAGATATTATAGATATCGTACTCGATAAAAGGGCTTTGTCCATTTTTGATGTGACAATAGACCATGTTTTTCAACGCAATGGGATTGCGCGGGGGCATCACCTTTTTGCTCAAGCTAATTCACTGGCAGTTGCCGTGATGGATGATGATTTAGCGTTGACAGTAAAATCGACTCTCAACTTTCTAAAGCCTGTGAAGGCAGGGGAGCGAGTTGTCGCGCGCGCTGAAGTGAAGAGAGAAAGCTTAGTAGAAAAAAGGACGCTCGTTGAAGTTGTTTCAACGGTTGGTGATGAAACAGTGTTCACGGGAGAGTTTTATATGTACCGAACGACGGATAGGAAGCAGGTAGAAACCATATGATTATAGCGCTAGATGGAATGGGCGGAGATCATGCACCTGGTGAAATTATTGCGGGTGCATTGGAAAGTCTCGCTGCATTTGATGACATACATATACATATTTATGGTGATGAGCAAGCTATGGCGCCATTTTTACAACAACATGAGCGTTTGAAGGTTATCCACTGTACAGAAAAAATTGAGGCGGATGATGAACCAGTTCGAGCCATTCGCCGGAAAAAAGATGCATCCATGGTTAGAATGGCACAAGCTGTAAAAGATGGCGAAGCGGCGGCATGTGTATCCGCAGGTAATACGGGTGCACTGATGGCGGCGGGCTTGTTCGTTGTTGGGCGGATTGATGGTATTGAGCGTCCAGCGCTCGCCCCGACACTTCCAACGGTTGATGGTAAAGGCTTTGTCATGTTAGACCTTGGTGCCAATGCAGATGCGAAACCATCTCAGCTTGGGCAATATGCAGTGATGGGTAGTATTTACGCTGAAAAAGTACGAGGCATCGACAATCCGCGCGTGGGCTTACTCAATATAGGAACTGAAGAAGGTAAAGGGAATGAGCTGACGAAAGCTTCGTTTGCTGTTCTGTCAGAAGCGCCTATTAATTTTATCGGAAATGTAGAAGCACGTGATTTACTGACTGGTGTAGCAGATGTCGTGGTGACGGATGGTTTTACAGGGAATGTCGTGTTAAAGACCATCGAAGGGACCGCGGGCGCTTTCTTCTCGATGTTAAAAGAAGTATATGCTACTTCAGTAAAAACAAAATTGTCAGCTGCACTTGTAAAAAATGACTTACGTGGCTTGAAAAATAAAATGGATTATACAGAATATGGTGGGGCAGGGTTATTTGGCTTGAATTCTCCTGTTATTAAAGCGCATGGTTCGTCCAATGCCAATGCTATTTTGAATGCCATCAGACAAGCAAGAACAATGGTGCAATATGATGTTTCTGGAACTATTCGCGAAACAGTAAGGAAGGTGGACATTCAATGATGAAAATAGCATTCATATTCCCAGGACAAGGCTCACAAGCAGTGGGTATGGGAACAGAATTGGCAGCAACCTATGCCGAAAGTAAGCAATTTTTTGAGCAAGCCGACGATGTCCTTGGATTTCAACTAAGTCAGCTTATTACAGAAGGACCTCAGGCAGAATTGACGATCACTTACAACGCACAACCGGCGCTTTTAACAGTCGGTTCAATGATTGCGGAACGATTAGTAGAAGCTGGTATTACACCGGATTATACAGCAGGACATAGCCTCGGTGAATATACAGCACTTGTCGCTTCAGGCGTTTTGTCATTTGCAGACGGTGTGTCTGTCGTTCATCAGCGCGGATTATTTATGAACGAAGCTGTTCCGGCAGGTGAAGGAGCAATGGCAGCCATCCTAGGGCTTGATGGTGACAAGTTAAAAGAAGTGACAGATGCGATTACGGTTGAGGGTTTTGCTGTTCAACCAGCTAACCTGAATTGTCCGGGACAAATTGTCATTTCCGGTACGAAGGCAGGTGTTGAAAAAGCTTGTGTCCAGCTAAAAGAAGCAGGCGCGAAAAGAGCGATTCCACTCGATGTTAGCGGACCATTCCATTCATCATTAATGGAACCCGCAGCACAAAAGCTACGTGCAGCATTGGATGAAGTGACGATGTCAGATGCCGCAATTCCGGTGATTGCCAATGTGAATGCGTCAGTGGCTACTCATTCAACTGAGATCAAAGGCTTCCTCGTTGAACAACTTTATTCGCCTGTTCTGTGGGAGGATTCAGTTCGCACATTGTTGGAGAATGGCGTTACGCATTTCATCGAATGTGGGCCAGGGAAAGTATTGAGTGGGCTCGTCAAGAAAATAGACCGTAGTGCTACTGTACTGCCAGTTTATGATGAAGAAACGTTACAAGCTGTCATCGAAGCTTCGAAAGGGTGGTCGTAATGGGAAAATTTGCAGGGAAAACAGCAATTGTTACTGGAGCTTCACGCGGAATTGGTCGCGAAATCGCATTGCTTTTGGCCAAGGAAGGCGCGCGCGTAGCTGTTAACTATAGTGGAAGTAAGGACAAGGCGGATGAAGTCGTTCAATCAATTACAGAGTCCGGCGGAGAGGCTTTTGCAATCCAAGCAGACGTTTCCAACGCTGATAGCGTAAAAGCGATGGTTGATCAAATGCTAGAAACCTTTGGCTCGATTGATATTCTCGTTAACAATGCCGGAATTACAAGAGATAATTTGCTTATGCGAATGAAAGACGATGAATGGGATGACGTTATCAACATCAACTTAAAAGGCGTTTTCCTATGCACAAAGGGTGTTACACGCCAAATGATGAGACAACGTACTGGTAAAATTGTCAACGTTGCATCCATAGTTGGCGTATCGGGAAATCCAGGTCAAGCAAACTATGTGGCCGCAAAAGCAGGCGTAATCGGCTTTACGAAGACGGCAGCTAAGGAGCTAGCTTCACGCAACATCAACGTCAATGCGGTCGCTCCAGGCTTTATCACAACAGATATGACAGATACGTTGAATGAAGAAGTGAAAACCCAAATGCTAACGGCAATTCCACTTGGTAAACTGGGAAGTCCAGCAGACGTAGCAAAAACTGTTGCATTTTTATTATCAGACGATGCGGCTTATATTACAGGACAGACTATCCATGTAGACGGTGGAATGGTAATGTAATGAAGGTTGATCAACTTATATAGCATTGAGGGGAGGTGACAAATTTGTCAACAGTACTTGAACGTGTAACGAAAGTAATCGTCGATCGCCTTGGTGTCGATGAAAGTGAAGTTAAATTAGAAGCTTCTTTCCGTGACGATCTCGGCGCAGATTCATTGGACGTCGTAGAACTAGTTATGGAATTAGAAGATGAATTCGAAATGGAAATTTCTGATGATGATGCTGAAAAGGTGACGACTGTAGGAGATACAGTTTCGTATATCGAATCAAAAATCAACTAATAGTTATGCCGATTGAGACTCCTTCATCCTTTCTATAGAAAAGGATGAAGGAGTCTCTTTTTTCATTTTCTGCGAATTTTTTTGCACAAAGGCATCGAAAAGGGTAAAATTAAACCATTATGTTTTGAAAGGCAGAATCGGTTATATGAACAGTAGACGAAATAACGGAAGAACTATTACTGCGACACTTCCAGTTGCAATTCGAAATAAATTTGATGAGCTACAACAAAGATTAGATATTCATTTTAAAAATCATGCACTCTTGTACAATGCATTTACGCATTCATCTTATGTGAATGAGCACCGAAGAAAAAACTTCACTGATAATGAAAGACTTGAATTTTTAGGCGATGCGGTACTTGAACTCGGGGTCTCTCAGTTTCTGTATGCCACAGAGCCTGGTATGAGCGAAGGGGAGCTGACGAAACTAAGAGCCGCTATTGTTTGTGAGCCTTCTCTTGTTAAGTTTTCGAGTGAGCTTAACTTTGGTGATTATATTCTTCTAGGAAAAGGCGAGGAACAAACAGGTGGACGGATGCGGCCGGCTCTTCTAGCAGACGTATTTGAAGCGTTTATCGGTGCGTTGTACATAGATCAAGGAATGGAAGCAGTCGTACCATTTCTTGAAAAAGTCGTCTTCCCTAAAATCAGTATCGGTGCTTTTTCGCATGTGATGGATTATAAAAGTCGTCTACAGGAAATTGTTCAGCAAAAAAACAATGGCCAACTTCAGTATGAAATTATCGAGGAGAAAGGCCCGGCTCATGCTAAAAAATTCGTTACTGTCGTTCGTCTCGGAGATGTAGAGCTTGGGACAGGTCTCGGAAAATCGAAAAAAGAAGCCGAACAGGAAGCAGCCCGTCATGCGATTCAAGAGCTTAAGAGTCGACAGGCCGAAGGGGAGAGCTAATTGTGTTTCTGAAAAGACTTGAAATCATGGGGTTTAAATCGTTTGCCGAGCGTGTGAGCGTCGATTTTGTTCCAGGGGTAACAGCAGTTGTCGGTCCAAATGGCAGTGGGAAAAGTAATATTACAGATGCCATTCGTTGGGTGCTTGGCGAGCAGTCTGCTAAATCACTTCGGGGTGCGAAAATGGAGGATGTTATATTTGCAGGAAGTGATTCTCGAAAACCGCTAAACTTTGCAGAGGTAACACTTGTTTTAGATAATAGCAAAGGGCTATTTCCGCTCGATTATACTGAAATAAGTGTTAGCAGACGGGTGTTTCGATCAGGAGAAAGTGTGTATTTGCTAAACGGTCAGCAATGTCGATTGAAAGATGTCAACGATGTCTTTATGGATTCAGGACTTGGTAAAGAAGCGTTCTCCATCATTTCGCAAGGTCGTGTCGATGAAATTCTCAATAGTCGACCGGAAGATCGCCGAAGTATTTTCGACGAAGCAGCCGGAGTGCTGAAGTATAAAACAAGAAAAAAGAAAGCAGAGCACAAGTTATTTGAAACCGAAGATAACTTAGATCGTATTCTTGATATTTTGAAGGAGCTCGATTCAAGAATAGGCCCACTGCAGGAAAGTGCGGAGGCGGCTAAAACACATAGCGTGCTTTCAGAGGAAATGCGCGAGGCAGATGTTCACCTACTCAACTTTGATGTACAAAATCTTAGAGATGCCATCGTCTCCAAATCAGAGGAAGCCGAAAAATTTGTACAAAATAAAGAACAGTTAGAATCTGAAGTGGGAACGGCAGAGCAACAGTCAGTTGCATTGAATCAGCAGTTGAATGTAATTGATGAAGAGCTTGATACTTTGCAAAAACAGCTTGTAGAAGCGAGTGCAGAGGCGGAAAAGTGGGAAGGTAGACGATTGCTGTCCTTAGAAAAACGCCGTAATACGGACCAACAGCTTGAGAGAATTCAGCAGGAGCTTGTTGTGCATGAAGAGGAAAAGCTGGTCCTATCAGCAAAATTAGTATCAGCTCGTGAGAAATTAACGTTGACGGAGACAGATTATGGGATAGTAACTGTTGAAATGGATGGTATTTCTCAAATTTTGAAGCGCTCTGTCAAAGAGACGGAGCAGCAAATTGAAGAGTTGAAGTCGACTTACATTGATCTACTTAATGAGGAAGCAACAATCCGTAATGACTTGAAGCATATAGATGAACGACTTGAAGGCGAAAAAACTTCATCGGAAAAAATTACACAGCAGACAACGATCCTCAAGGAGAGATTTCAAGAACTCACAAAAGAAAAGTCTGTAAAATTAGCTACGTTAACAGAATTGAAACGACAATTGACTGAGGCTGATGTGGCTTATCGTGAAGTAACGAAGGTTTTGCGGGAAAAAGAAGATGATCTTAATGTTCAACAGGAGCTTGTGCAAACAGCGTTGAATAAGCAGCATGAAATGCGTGGTCGAGTACATGCTTTGGAAAGTATGGAGGCTGATTTTTCTGGCTTTTATTCCGGCGTAAAAGAAGTACTGATCGCAAAAAAATCCGGTAAGTTATTTGGTATTGACGGTGCGGTAGCTGAATTGATCTCCGTTGATAATGGCTATATTAAAGCGGTGGAAACAGCACTTGGCGGTGCTATGCAGCATATTATCACAGCGACTGAGCTAGAAGCACGAAAAGCCATTGCTTATTTAAAGGCCAAAAATGCGGGGAGAGCTACATTTTTACCAAGAGATGTCATGAAGTCGCGGAAGATTCAAGCGTCAGCCTTGCGCGCTGTGGAGCTACATCCAGAATATATCGGCACTGCGGATCGCCTTGTGCAAACTGATCCAGCGTATGCAATCATTACTGAAAATTTACTTGGTAATACAATTGTTGCAAAAACACTTGCGGGTGCGTCAGCCATTGCCAAAGCGCTTAGCTATCGTTTCCGTGTCGTTACGATTGATGGCGATATTGTCAACGCAGGTGGTTCATTAACCGGTGGTGGTGTCAAAGGGCAAGCCTCTGTTTTTACGCGAAAAGCGGAGCTGGAAACATTACAGGTACAG
Proteins encoded:
- the recG gene encoding ATP-dependent DNA helicase RecG, with translation MLTVTSSIHDAVTTIKGVGKSIGDQLGALGISTIYDFVMTFPYRHEDFRLKDLTETPHNERVTIEGRVESEPSVLFLGKNRSRLQIRLLAGSHLVKAVFFNQHYLKDRLAPGMIVTVTGKWDRGRQVINVSNFKDGPKTEQADFEPVYSLKGIMHQKTFRRFMRNALDAAVGQHEEALPFDIREAYRLPEIGQALEMVHFPTSPEDVKHGRRRFVYEELLLFQLKMLGMKKARKEAEQGVAIDYDLTKVKAFITSLPFELTGAQKRVVNELCAELKSPTRMNRLLQGDVGSGKTVVAAIALYAAITAGFQGALMAPTEILAEQHATSLAEWLEPHGVTVAFLAGSTKAKARRALLEQLELGEIDLLIGTHALIQPDVIFSNPGLVITDEQHRFGVEQRRILRDKGLNPDVLFMTATPIPRTLAITAFGEMDVSILDELPAGRKKIETHWLKEDSLLPVLRKMELELSAGRQAYVICPLIEESDKLDVQNAVDVHGQLATHFAGKYTVGLMHGRLHAEDKDAIMREFSDGNTNILVSTTVVEVGVNVPNATFMLIYDATRFGLAQLHQLRGRVGRGADQSYCVLLADPKTEEGKERMQIMTETNDGFVLAEKDLELRGAGDFFGRKQSGMPEFKVADPVHDYRALETARKDAERLLASTQFWEDPEYAVLQSQLEQSGALSMERLD
- the fapR gene encoding transcription factor FapR, which codes for MRMPKKERQRQLGLLLEENPFLTDGELAEHFSVSVQTIRLDRLEGGIPELRERLKTVATRTMQEEVKSLHSDEIIGDIIDIVLDKRALSIFDVTIDHVFQRNGIARGHHLFAQANSLAVAVMDDDLALTVKSTLNFLKPVKAGERVVARAEVKRESLVEKRTLVEVVSTVGDETVFTGEFYMYRTTDRKQVETI
- the plsX gene encoding phosphate acyltransferase PlsX; the encoded protein is MIIALDGMGGDHAPGEIIAGALESLAAFDDIHIHIYGDEQAMAPFLQQHERLKVIHCTEKIEADDEPVRAIRRKKDASMVRMAQAVKDGEAAACVSAGNTGALMAAGLFVVGRIDGIERPALAPTLPTVDGKGFVMLDLGANADAKPSQLGQYAVMGSIYAEKVRGIDNPRVGLLNIGTEEGKGNELTKASFAVLSEAPINFIGNVEARDLLTGVADVVVTDGFTGNVVLKTIEGTAGAFFSMLKEVYATSVKTKLSAALVKNDLRGLKNKMDYTEYGGAGLFGLNSPVIKAHGSSNANAILNAIRQARTMVQYDVSGTIRETVRKVDIQ
- the fabD gene encoding ACP S-malonyltransferase, which translates into the protein MMKIAFIFPGQGSQAVGMGTELAATYAESKQFFEQADDVLGFQLSQLITEGPQAELTITYNAQPALLTVGSMIAERLVEAGITPDYTAGHSLGEYTALVASGVLSFADGVSVVHQRGLFMNEAVPAGEGAMAAILGLDGDKLKEVTDAITVEGFAVQPANLNCPGQIVISGTKAGVEKACVQLKEAGAKRAIPLDVSGPFHSSLMEPAAQKLRAALDEVTMSDAAIPVIANVNASVATHSTEIKGFLVEQLYSPVLWEDSVRTLLENGVTHFIECGPGKVLSGLVKKIDRSATVLPVYDEETLQAVIEASKGWS
- the fabG gene encoding 3-oxoacyl-[acyl-carrier-protein] reductase: MGKFAGKTAIVTGASRGIGREIALLLAKEGARVAVNYSGSKDKADEVVQSITESGGEAFAIQADVSNADSVKAMVDQMLETFGSIDILVNNAGITRDNLLMRMKDDEWDDVININLKGVFLCTKGVTRQMMRQRTGKIVNVASIVGVSGNPGQANYVAAKAGVIGFTKTAAKELASRNINVNAVAPGFITTDMTDTLNEEVKTQMLTAIPLGKLGSPADVAKTVAFLLSDDAAYITGQTIHVDGGMVM
- a CDS encoding acyl carrier protein, with protein sequence MSTVLERVTKVIVDRLGVDESEVKLEASFRDDLGADSLDVVELVMELEDEFEMEISDDDAEKVTTVGDTVSYIESKIN
- the rnc gene encoding ribonuclease III; amino-acid sequence: MNSRRNNGRTITATLPVAIRNKFDELQQRLDIHFKNHALLYNAFTHSSYVNEHRRKNFTDNERLEFLGDAVLELGVSQFLYATEPGMSEGELTKLRAAIVCEPSLVKFSSELNFGDYILLGKGEEQTGGRMRPALLADVFEAFIGALYIDQGMEAVVPFLEKVVFPKISIGAFSHVMDYKSRLQEIVQQKNNGQLQYEIIEEKGPAHAKKFVTVVRLGDVELGTGLGKSKKEAEQEAARHAIQELKSRQAEGES
- the smc gene encoding chromosome segregation protein SMC encodes the protein MFLKRLEIMGFKSFAERVSVDFVPGVTAVVGPNGSGKSNITDAIRWVLGEQSAKSLRGAKMEDVIFAGSDSRKPLNFAEVTLVLDNSKGLFPLDYTEISVSRRVFRSGESVYLLNGQQCRLKDVNDVFMDSGLGKEAFSIISQGRVDEILNSRPEDRRSIFDEAAGVLKYKTRKKKAEHKLFETEDNLDRILDILKELDSRIGPLQESAEAAKTHSVLSEEMREADVHLLNFDVQNLRDAIVSKSEEAEKFVQNKEQLESEVGTAEQQSVALNQQLNVIDEELDTLQKQLVEASAEAEKWEGRRLLSLEKRRNTDQQLERIQQELVVHEEEKLVLSAKLVSAREKLTLTETDYGIVTVEMDGISQILKRSVKETEQQIEELKSTYIDLLNEEATIRNDLKHIDERLEGEKTSSEKITQQTTILKERFQELTKEKSVKLATLTELKRQLTEADVAYREVTKVLREKEDDLNVQQELVQTALNKQHEMRGRVHALESMEADFSGFYSGVKEVLIAKKSGKLFGIDGAVAELISVDNGYIKAVETALGGAMQHIITATELEARKAIAYLKAKNAGRATFLPRDVMKSRKIQASALRAVELHPEYIGTADRLVQTDPAYAIITENLLGNTIVAKTLAGASAIAKALSYRFRVVTIDGDIVNAGGSLTGGGVKGQASVFTRKAELETLQVQLARMAESIQSATTTIGNTKMDVAKELHEADQFRKLTDSLQIKVATAESSVRESTIAIQAVEAEIASTDLGRRGAEHTGSELLDRKSTLLESHVHVKTKLSTIQAEVTTLERLATNWRNEEATLTSRYNELREQVAVLREQKVHQQSSIAEMERAMGQVEHKITSLQEQLQYFTGDEDGREMTAEEIGEQIVKATADRALIDTAIVTGKTGRMKLSDQLEEQSALLRQLRESSGKAIAALNTLSVDVSRLEVKYEAVTQRLLDDYGLYPSGIIPNDFDELQMRSRVEELKRQLTILGPVNPGAIEEFAEVSERHTFLTEQRNDLVEAKNTLREAMSEMDTEMTMRFSTTFNAVQSRFRQVFKEMFGGGDADLILTQPDNLLETGVEIVARPPGKKLQNLSLLSGGERSLTAIALLFSIIEVRPVPFCILDEVEAALDEANVIRYSKYLKKTSDKTQFIVITHRKGTMEGADVLYGITMQESGVSRLISVKLSEVPEEAIM